The genomic stretch TCAGGCTTGATCATTCAtgagagcattaaaaaaaaaaaaaaaagtttcaggttGCTTTTTATTCAGAGGAGCGATTTGGTAATAAGTCACCAGGCGGCTTCTCAACTGTTTTCCACCTCTGTGCCTTAGAGAGGCAAAGTTGTTTGGGCCGATTTCCTGCTGTAGGCTGCAAGGTTCTATTGATGTGTGTTCCAGGGAGCGGCTTGGagctctccaaaaaaaaaaaaaatacgcgTTTTCTGGAAACCGGCTAGGGTCTGTATAAATGGTAGCATTCAGGAGGGACGTTCGGACACATGGTCTTCAGGCTGGGCAGCCTGCTGGAGAGACCCCACTGGGGATTCAGCGCTCTCGGCCGGGAACAAAATGCCTTTGAGTGAGAGCGGAGggcaccccccccgccccccgctccGAGAAAGCCAGGGGTGTTATTTTGGGGGAGTGGTTGTTAGGTgggtggaaggggaggaggggaggaatcGGAGTAAACATTTCTTCCCGACCCCTCATAAAACCGGCAGCTGCCGCTGTCTGCAGGGTGAGTAGACTTTGggggatgtatttttttttctttttcatcctggGGTTGGAGGACAGCCACCAATCCTGTTTGTGTTCCATGCCAGACGTCCCCACCCTCACACCCTGTCGAGTGGAAACTCGGCCTTTCCTTGTGGCTGCATacgtgctcagtggctcagttgtgtccgactctctgccaccccacggactgtagccggccaggctcctctgtccatggaattctgaaggcaagaatactggagtgggttggcatgccctcctccaggggatcttccccacccagggatcgaacccatgtctcttatgtctcctgcattggcaggtgggttctttaccaccagcgccacctgggaagtcctaaatagatggatagatgttgttaatattaatagataataaTAGATGCATAGAGCATACATAAATATAGGTGATAGCTAAGTAGATGATAAGTATGTGGATAGATAGATGtcattaatattaatagataatgaTAAGATGCATAGAGGATATGTGGGTATCAAGATACGTAAGTAAGTAGATATATAGATGGACAAAGAaaggtaaagaaagtgaagtccctcagtcgtgtccgactctttgcgaccccctggactgtagcccaccaggctcctccgttcatgggatttttccaggcaagactactggagtggggtgccatttcctagaCGGATGTTATTAATGTTAACAGATGATGATAGCTAGGTAGATGATTAGATAGACAGCCATCTCTGGAGCTGCAGACTTGAGTTCTGAGTTTTCCCTGTCGGTAATAACTCATGGCCGAGACGCCAGGAATCCTCATCTTCTCCTTAATCCAAGAAGAACCCCAGCCAGGGGTAGACAGGAGGCCCTTGGGCAGGTGGGCACTCACCCCAGCAGAATGTCAAGGTTAAAACAGGAAAACGGGCCCAGGAATACTGGGTCCTGCTATTCTTTCCGGGGTGACTTTGTCTTTGGAGGCGGGGAGGGCGCGGGGGCCACAGGGGAGCGCCATCTGGCCTTTGAGAACTGAGCTGTGTGTGTTCCAGCCCCAGACCAAACGCTGCGAATGTTAATTTCTGTCGCCAGCTCGGGAGCCAAGGCCCGGATCTCCTGATCCCCTTGGTTTCGTCCTGGCGGCCAGGGGACCTCAGAATCAAGCGGTTTAAAATTCCCTGTGAACGTCCACATCACGCGTTCTTCGCACTTGGAACTGCCGTGAGTCTCATCAGCTGTTGGAGTTTCTTTCCCTGCTGTGGAGACCCTGGGGAAACGGGATTTTTGGTGAATGAAACAGTCTTCTTTTCCCTTCTGAAGCCCGTCTCCTTGGCTTCATACACCCTTGAGTTGAAGTCTTGCCAACGACTGGGGCGTGTGCGATTTAATTAATGGGTCTGGCGGTTCCCTTTTGAGAGCCCGGTTCTTTTGGCAAAGTGGGGGGGAATCCTCGTGGTAACTCGGATCAATCCGAGTGTTGTTTCTACCTTGGCTTTGTCTTCACCCGAGACCTAAAAGTTTTGGCTGAGTTTTGAGACTTGAATGGAGAATCAAATAAGCGGTCTGAGCTAGGCACGTGTGTCGTGCTGGagcaaaaggaaattttattttttcagctgaaggatggttgatttacaatatcgtgttgttttcagcaaagtgattcagttataaatatgcACGAAAATTGAAAATTCttgtggggctttccaggtggtgctagtggtaaagaatctgcctgccagtgtaggagaccagggcttgattcctgagtcaggaagatcccctggagaaggaaatggcaacccactccagtattcttgcctcgagaatcccagggacagaggagcctggtgggctgcagtccatggggtcgcaagaattggacacggctgagcatatattcatgtatatatcgTGTATATGTCTATATCTAGATATACTTGGTTATAGatgtttttatacatatatgtatatattcatatattttaatttttatatatgtgtgtggttttttttttttattttggagatcggggcatggcatgtgagatcttagatccccagaccagggattgaacccatgtcccctgcaaagCAAAGAACATAGtgttaactgctggaccactagggaagtccctccgtattcttttttttttttaattctttgccaTTATAGGTAATTAGAAGatatagagttccctgtgctatacagtaggtctttgttgcttatttattttatatacagtgtcTGTTTGTATATAAGCAGAGTATATGAATAAAATTTCCTGGTGTATATAAACAGATAGTATATACAAACTTAGATCTATTCATCAGCACCAGGAAATTTTAATCACAGTCTGCTTGATTTAGTGTCATATTTAGTGTTTGCTGCGtgcatgtgggttttttttcttttgatttttgtgtgtttttttgaattttaaaatgaaagaatgaaggtgAAATGTCCCTGAAGTGTATTTTAGAATAtgcgtgctaagtggcttcagtcctgtctgagtcttcacgagcccgtggactgtagccggccagggtcctccgtccacgggattgtctgggcaagaacactggagtgggtgtgcatgccctcctccaggggatcttccccacccagggatggaacccgcgtgtCTCACGTCCGCGGaatgggcaggcgggttcttcagcACCGGCTGCACCTGGGAGAGTCTTGTTCAGTGGAGGTCGTGAAGCTCGAGAGAGTCAGAGGTGGCGCTGAGCCGCGCCGCTGACCACCGAGGCCAGGCAGGAACGTAACCCGGCTGTCCCCGTCCACAGTGTCCGACCAGGCGTTTGTGACGCTGGCCACCAACGACGTCTACTGCCAGGGGGCCCTGGTGGTGGGGCAGTCGCTCCGGGAGCACAGGGCCAGCAGGAGGCTGGTGGTGCTGGTCACGCCTCAGGTGTCCAACCCGCTCAGGTAAgactcacacacgcacacccgGCTCTTCCGACCGGGGAAGCTGGGGGAGGTTCTAGGCTGTGGTCCGTGAGCTCGGACCGGCGCACACGTGGGGGGGTCGGACACTTGCGGGTGTTACTAGAGGAAGGGGCTCCGCCGGGCGCGCGGCCGACTTCAGAATCCACGCGTGTGTAGAGTAGCTCCTTGCCTCAAATATGGGGATCCACGTCATGGATTCGTGGACGGGGGGCGTGGGGGACTTGGAGGAGCGACCGTCCCACGAGTCCACATGCGTGCACACTCCTTAAGTTGCGTGACAATCTCCGCGACCCCCGTGGACcgtgacccgccaggctcctctgtccgtgggattctccaggcgaggatactggagtgggtagccatctcctcctccagggcaccttcccaacctCACGATGGAACCGGTGTCTTCTGCAtaagcaggtgggttctttaccgttgAGACACCCGGGAAGCCCACATCGTGAGCTAActgaaagcatttttatttttcttacattttaattgaaatatagctgatagACTGAGGCAAAATCTGACAGACTGGGGTGCGTGGGGCGGGCTGGGGCATGTACCTGAGCTGTTACGTGACAGGAAGATGAACGTTGGAAGGTAAAATCTGATAGAAACTAGGGGGTTCTGAGGCAAATTCTGACAGACTCTCAGGGGTTCTGACATAAAATCTGACACAAACTAAGGggttctgaggtaaaatctgacacATGAggttctgaggtaaaatctgGCAGGACACAGAGGGTTCAGGGGTAGAATCTGACAGAAACATGAACCTTCTGGGGTGAGATCTGACAGAAAGATGAACATTCtaaggtaaaatctgacagaaacggGGGGGTTCTGAGGCAAATTCTGACAGACACTCAGGGGTTCTGacataaaatctgacagaaacgatggggttctgaggtaaaatctgGCAGGACACAGAGGGTTCAGGGGCAGAATCTGACAGAAACATGAACCTTCTGGGGTGAGATCTGACAGAAAGATGAACATTCtaaggtaaaatctgacagaaacggGGGGGTTCTGAGGCAAATTCTGACAGACACTCAGGGGTTCTGACATAAAACCTGACAGAAACGATGGGGTTCTGAGGAAAATCTGACAGGACATAGGGGGTTCAGGGGTAGAATCTGACAGAAACATGAACCTTCTGGGGTCAGATCTGACAGAAAGATGAACATTCtaaggtaaaatctgacagaaacgaTGGGGTTCTGAGGAAAATCTGACAGGACATAGGGGGTTCAGGGGTAGAATCTGACAGAAACATGAACCTTCTGGGGTGAGATCTGACAGAAAGATGAACATTCTAAGGTAAAATCGGACAGAAGCTAGAGATCCCTGTGGTGAAATCTGACATAAAGTAGGGGTTTCTGAGGCAAAAATCTGACAGCCAATAGGAGGATCTGAGATAAAATCCGACAGAAGGAGTTTCTGAGATGAAATCTGGCAGGAAGAAGGACCTTCTGAGGTAAACTTTGACAGAAAGACAGTCTTCCTGAGGTAAAATgcttacagaaaaaaatcagaaaaaattcttgttttttccccccaacttcCTGGTTGGCATTAGttgtaaagaagctgcctgccattGGAGGAGACATAagcaatgtgggtttgatccctgggtttggaagatcccctggaggagaaaatggcaacccactccagtatcttggtggagaatcccatggacagaagagcctggtgggctacagtccatggtgtcgccaagagatggacacgactgagcacgtacATCTGTACAAAGATTTTTATCCCTCCAGAACCTTTTAGAGAAAAACGCTTCAGCATATACTCCCACAAAATGAAATGTGAGCAACAAGGGACAGAATATCTTGCGTGAAACGGTCTCCTGGTCTCCTAGAACTCGGCCTGTCTTTTCCCAGGGTTATCCTCTCAAGGGTGTTTGATGAGGTCATCGAGGTGAACCTAATAGACAGTGCGGACTATGTCCACCTGGCCTTTCTGAAGAGACCTGACCTCGGGATCACCCTCACCAAGCTTCACTGCTGGACGCTCACCCGTTACAGCAAATGCGTCTTCCTGGATGCAGACACACTGGTGAgtgtggaggagggggaggtcCAGATCTTCTGCTTGACGAGGAGCCGCCCACTCAAAGATCATGCCCCTCTCTCCATCAGCAGGCTGCTAGCCCGTGCTGGTGGATCCCCACCTGTTGAgctcctttaatggaccggaacctggtggtccagagtcaaTGATATggaagtaaaggagagaaagaggctgatattccttggtttatgcagaaagccaataaagcccctgacaCGGGGCTTGTTCTGTTCACAAAGCCCTCAGgtgccctctcgatggggtgaaggcacagagcaccttctcaagagggtcttagaagcccgggcaggaaagtgaactcagagggcctctgCGCTCCAGGGAATCAgcccaagagagagagagagagagaaagatgtggggaccagagctctgatggagcaaaggtgttctattcaacattgtgtatgtatttatactgtcttccctggtggctcagaggttaaagactctgcctgcaatgcaggagacccagattcgatccctgggttgggaagatcccctggcgaaggaaatggcaacccactccagtattcttgcctggagaatcccatggacagaggagcctggtaggctacagtccctgggattgcaaagagtcagacacgactgagggacttcatttatactgtcttacacgatagctattttcagcagagataaaatcaaaacttacaaatTATCAAGAAAACATGAGGTCacccatattaaagagagagttATAAATaaccacttttaccatatggttcataagaaGGAAGACGGTACTTACCActgtatagaaaaactaatgaaggaaatgcctggattcctcagcccccggGAGAGGGTCgtctctcctcttaattcctgaattaATAAGGAGCAGAGGATTCCTGACAGATCGAAagcagcacacaggaagcctcctgttaaatgcttcctgacacccACCGGGTAGTGTCCATCTCTACCACCAACATCATTTAGTCAGTCAGCATCGGTTAGAAGACACCCAATAGTGTTGCTGAGAACACTGGGTTAGTTGAAGGCCTGTTCCTTCCCTAGAATGAGTTATTTCATTATGTCATCTGCACAAAGTAAAATATTGGAAAAATACTCTTCTTTGATTGTACCGTGAATTATACGTCCTGGTGGGACTGGAAAGCTGGCTTCTTAAGCTATCGCATCTCCACTGTAGTCGTTTGGGGTAGTGACCCTCGGTGTTGGAGCCGAGGTCACGTACTTTCAGAAACAGCCATTGGAACGTCGAAATGTGAAATGAGATTGGAGTGTTGGAGATCCATTCTGGGTTGTCTTGGTTGTGCAAAGGTGGTCTAGGAAGATGGAGGGGTGGAGAGGAAAATCAGAACAGAGTAATATCTTTTTCCCAAACAGAGCACAATTTATAAAGCCAATAGGTGTGTTGGAGAGGAGTACTGTTAGTGGTCAAGCTCTCGGAGACAGTGGATTATATCATATTGACTTGCAAACCTCTGTGTTTGTGGATTTCCAGTCTCGTAGGTCACGTTTGCTGGATAAAAGAGAACAAATACAATTAAGAGCAATACAGTTAAGAGCATATCATCaatatattagggcttccctggtgactcagacggtaaagagtattcctgcagtgcaggagacccaggttcgatccctggattgggaagatcctctggaggagggcatggcaacccactccagtattcttgcctggagaaccccatggatggaggaacctggtgggccacagtccaagggggctcaaagagttgggcacgacttagtgactgagcaaccacAAGCTTGCAGGCAAATTCCCTTTTGTGATAAACTTGTCCTGGTCTGGATGTTTCCTGGGAGCTAAACAAAGGAATTTTAGCTTAAGGCTCATTCCATTGGAGGCAGGCAGTTCCTGGAGACAAGAGATGGGCCGTTGTGTATCATTTAAGCTCAAGTGCAACATCCCTTTCGtgatatgtgtgctcagtcctgtctgactctctttgaccccatggactgcagcccccaggctcctctgtccatgggattctccaggcaagacgactggagtgggtctccatttccttctctaggggaccttcccaacccaggggatcgaacccacgtctcttgcgtctcctgcattggcatgtcgGTTGTTTCccccgagccacctgggaatccatcTGCTTCATCCCTTTAGTGATGAACTTGTAGCAGAAGCAGTTGAGCATAGAAGTTCAAGTCACAGACACAGATTCAATATGGAGTCAGACTGGTTCTCTCCCGTCACGTCGTACGGGGGGGCCCCACGCTCTGTCTCCCCAGGTGCTGTCCAACATCGATGAGCTGTTCGACAGGAGGGAGTTTTCTGCGGCCCCGGATCCCGGGTGGCCGGATTGCTTCAACAGCGGGGTATTTGTCTTCCAACCCTCGCTGGAGACGCACAGCCTCCTGTTACAGCACGCCACCGACCACGGCAGCTTTGACGGTACGTTGAGGGGCAGCTGGACGTTTGTGGACCGGACTGGGGCTGTGGCCATCCCTTCCTCCCCGCCACCTCGAATCTGTGAATAGCAAGTTAAAGATGGggattgagggacttccctggtggtccggtggctaagaagccaagctcccagtgcagggggcgaaAATTACACCATTCGTTATTCACTTCTTTGGCTATGCTGTAACTCTCTAGGGGCAGACCAAGGCTTGCTGAACAGTTTCTTCAGTAACTGGTCCACCGCCGACATCCAGAAGCACTTGCCCTTCATCTATAACTTGAGCAGCAACACCACGTACACCTACAGTCCTGCTTTTAAACAGTGAGTTTTATAAACAGTTATACTTGATGAAAAAATGTCACACATGTGTCcctttttacacattttaaaaataataggtttTATATGTAGTTTCAGTtagattttcttataaaatatgaaaGGTATAGCTATAACtacaaattttttgaaaatgtagttatatatagagtatatatatttttattaatttttgtattgaaggataactgctttcagatttttattgttttctgtcaaacctcaatatgaattaTGGGcatgagggctttcctggtgactcacacggtaaagaatctgcctgccaatgcagcagacgcacgttcgacccctgggttgggaacatcccctggagaagggaatggcaatccactccagtctccgtgcctggagaatcccatggacagaggagcccggcgggctacagtccatggggtcgcaaagagttggacgctaaataaccagggatggaacccacacttCTTGCATTAGAAGGCAAAATACTAACtcctggaccatcaggaaagtcctagAGTGGGCACAGTGGGCCATACAGAACATAGATCTCTGGAGAGAACATGATATCAAAATTTCATAAGAAAGcaatgaattaagaaaaaaatgttttcaaagctgTGAGGTCGGTGTGAGTGGTGATAAcgataaaaagacaaaaatgaagagGGGAAAATTTTCCGTCTTGCCCAAGATGCCAGTTTTCTGGTCTGCAGCTTTCATTCTCTgctataaaatctattttttaaaaaatccgtCATCGTTTTcggggtgagatgatttgggctACGAAACCACCCACCTTTCTAAGACTCCtgatttattctttctgttgtggGGAGCATCCCAGTGGGTTCTGATTATGTTTCTTGGTCTACAGACATATGAAAGACTGCCAACGCGGGCGGACtataaacaatttttctttttccatgcaCGTCTAAGTGGCCGTCACGAGAGGATCATCCCTGAGCCGTCGAGGTGCATCTTGCTGTGGGTCACGAGTCCTGCGGTGGtcactggctttctttttttttttaactttattaatttttgtctgtGTCTCTTGCTCAGATTTGGCTCCAGCGCGAAGGTGGTCCACTTTCTGGGGTCCTCGAAGCCTTGGGATTACAAGTACAATCCCCAGACGGGCTCCGTTTTGCAGGAGGGCTCCGGGCGGGCCGACCAGCATCAGACGTCCTTCCTTAACCAGTGGTGGGGAATTTACCACCGTAGCATCTTGCCACTTTGTGAAAATATCCGGAACAAGCACCACCAGGCGCCCCCAGCTCACACGGTAAGGTCCTGAAACCCCGGAGTTGAAACCGGGGATTAGAAACAGACAGAAACCGGGGATCAGTTCTCTATGATCTACACTTGGGCATTTTCTTCAAAGGCAGACTCCCCCACGTTTTTGTTGTTGaatctcttctcattttttatttttttttaaaagacagatataggatgtgtgtgagtcgctcagtcgtgtccagctctctgcgaccccgtggactgtagcctggcaggctcctctgtccatgggattttccaagcaaggatactggagtgggttgccatttccttctccaagatatagGCTATTATAAGCAATTACCAagttacattaaaacaaaaaatctgtCAATGTTTCAGAGGCAgattttctatgtaaatttttgttttttatttccaagaAAGGCACTTTCAAAGGGGTACTTGAAGGATGTTGTGTCTTTAACCTATCGGCCACTTTTGTGCTGATCAAATCCATTAAAAATTTGACAACTGTAAATGCGTTTTTGTTTCTAATACACaaatacttattttcttattttaactaTGAGCCTCTTTCTGAGAAGAAGAAGTTGGACTTCAAATTATAACATAGTTTTACGACCTCACAAATAGTTTTCAGTTAAATTAGGGTATTGGCTCTTGGACAGTTCTCCGTTCCAATAAAGTAAATTACATCCCCCCCAAAACACATCAAGTGGTAACCAATTTGCATAATATAATTGTATCAAATACCATGTTATATACCTAaaacttacacaatattatatgttaattatatctcaagacagtttgggggaaaaacaaagaaaaatacaaaaaccttTCCCTTtagaagagaacaaaaaaaatctgtcaaggACTACAGTCATGgaagaaataagattttttaaagttccatttttaaaaatatttatttatttggtcgcACCACGTCTTCGTTGGGGCATGTGGTTATCTAGTTCTCTGCCCGGGGATCAAACCGGAGTCCCCGCTCACGGGAAGCCCAGAGGCTTAATCACTGCACCCCCAGGGAAGTTCAGGAGTAGTTCACCATTTATagacatgtttattttaaaatgagggaaTTAGAAGATATTAAATAATGCTGACGCACACCAGAAAGGAATTAGAGGACGAAAGATGCATTATTTCACCGCAAGAAATAAAGGCCATAGTTGGAGGTTAAGGACCCGCCAAAGCTTTAGATCCTGTACCACTTTCATCTGTATGCATGCCCTGTATTTCATGTAGGAAGATGCTGAAAGAGgcgggcaatttttttttttttggtgcaaaaTCGTGAATGTTTCATGAGCAGAACTGTGGCTGCGGTTTACCGAACTGACGcagaaataatcatttaaattagCCGGCTTCATCAGGAAAAGAGCCACTCATTGATTAAGTGGCTGGAAGTGACTGATTATAGATGTCATTGGAATGGGCATTTTCCAATTGCTGTCCTTGATTGAAGAGGCCGTTGAAGGCGGTGTCTGAAGAGGGCTTTTCAAGTTCTGGAATGGGCAcccatttgatttttgttttaaactataaTGCTGCACGCTCTCCATGCTGGAGTTTCTGCAGTGAATTTCAACAGGCAGACAAAAGACCTTCTAAGGTAAGGTCCCAGGAAATTATATTTCTCGGTTTGTTTTTAACGGGAACATTTACTGGTACAGTGGAGTCCAGTGTCTGCAAATACATGCATTGGGACCTTGAAAAGAATTCACTTTTTAGTGTTTTTACTGCAGTTTTTTTTGGTGGAGCTGGGTGCTACTTTGCAGTCAGAACCAAAACTTTCTTGCAACATCtcaggtagtccagtggttaagaaggtccattcaccttccaacgcagagggcaagggttcgatccctggtcggggaactaagactccCCATGCTGTGCATTGTGGCCGAAAGAttgagcagaagaaaaaaaaaactttctctgACCATTGGAGACAATCAAATAGGAGTTTATTCAGACCTTGTTGCCGATAGCAAAGTGCTGTTCCTTTCTGCCAAGCAGTCTGCttagactgtctttttttttttttaatggagttgctcagttgtgtcagactctttgcgaccccatggactgtagcccaccaggctcctctgtgtgtgggattctccaggcaagaatactggaatgggttgctattcccttctccaagggatcttcccaacccagggttggaacccacgtctcctgcattgcaggcaggttctttactgctgggtACTGGGTTGTGTATGAAGAAAGATAAAGCAGATTCAGGTGGTTCTAAGAAATGAAACGTTGAGAGCCATGTGGGGAGCCTGTGCTGTGGGGTCCTTCTTAGCTAGAGCAATAATGTGAATGTGGATGTTAGTGAGATTTGCAGAAAGGtcaggagtcccttggactgcaaggagatccaaccagtccatcctaaaggagatcagtcctgaatattcattggaaagactgatgctgaagctgaagctctaatcctttggccacttgatgggaagaactgcctcattggaaaaggccctgatgctgggaaagactgaaggcgggaggagaaggggacgacagaggatgagatggttggatggcatcaccgactcgatggacatgagtttgagcaagctctgggagatggtgaaggacagggaggcctggtgtgttgcggtccatggggtcgcagagagtgggacacgactgagcgactgaacaacacggGAAACTTTGCTGAGTGTGAACATTTCTACGCAGGCTCACCTCGGAGGCGTTGGGGTGCCGTGTTCCAGTGCAGCGGCCACGGCGGAGGGGTCGTGTGCGAATCCAGCAGAGGGGCCCAGGCAGGCTTGCCCTGCGGACGCCTCGGAGAGGACCGTGGGGGTGGAGGAAGACATCCCTACCCTGGCAGCGTGCCCTTCCGAAGAGGTCAGTC from Bubalus bubalis isolate 160015118507 breed Murrah chromosome X, NDDB_SH_1, whole genome shotgun sequence encodes the following:
- the GYG2 gene encoding glycogenin-2 isoform X5 is translated as MHSLITVFSPSSTQVHPPALRFSPSPSLISPSLLRPSTVHAARTHALSTPRARASSAHRTFPPYDPVSSVASAPGRALAWGPEARANIDFGGGVLQASNSERVGPLETQTTPPLGWAAGARKRGSPPRPGALGRVVPTARCAHTMPGKRRTLLAASLRSLVSDQAFVTLATNDVYCQGALVVGQSLREHRASRRLVVLVTPQVSNPLRVILSRVFDEVIEVNLIDSADYVHLAFLKRPDLGITLTKLHCWTLTRYSKCVFLDADTLVLSNIDELFDRREFSAAPDPGWPDCFNSGVFVFQPSLETHSLLLQHATDHGSFDGADQGLLNSFFSNWSTADIQKHLPFIYNLSSNTTYTYSPAFKQFGSSAKVVHFLGSSKPWDYKYNPQTGSVLQEGSGRADQHQTSFLNQWWGIYHRSILPLCENIRNKHHQAPPAHTAHLGGVGVPCSSAAATAEGSCANPAEGPRQACPADASERTVGVEEDIPTLAACPSEETIACQAPLSMGFSRQEYWGELPCPSPGDRHNPGIAPASPALRAGTP
- the GYG2 gene encoding glycogenin-2 isoform X4 gives rise to the protein MHSLITVFSPSSTQVHPPALRFSPSPSLISPSLLRPSTVHAARTHALSTPRARASSAHRTFPPYDPVSSVASAPGRALAWGPEARANIDFGGGVLQASNSERVGPLETQTTPPLGWAAGARKRGSPPRPGALGRVVPTARCAHTMPGKRRTLLAASLRSLVSDQAFVTLATNDVYCQGALVVGQSLREHRASRRLVVLVTPQVSNPLRVILSRVFDEVIEVNLIDSADYVHLAFLKRPDLGITLTKLHCWTLTRYSKCVFLDADTLVLSNIDELFDRREFSAAPDPGWPDCFNSGVFVFQPSLETHSLLLQHATDHGSFDGADQGLLNSFFSNWSTADIQKHLPFIYNLSSNTTYTYSPAFKQFGSSAKVVHFLGSSKPWDYKYNPQTGSVLQEGSGRADQHQTSFLNQWWGIYHRSILPLCENIRNKHHQAPPAHTAHLGGVGVPCSSAAATAEGSCANPAEGPRQACPADASERTVGVEEDIPTLAACPSEEVDLTISVSQISIEEKLKVLSPEEERRKWEEGRMDYLGKDAFARIQEKLDRFLQ
- the GYG2 gene encoding glycogenin-2 isoform X7, which codes for MHSLITVFSPSSTQVHPPALRFSPSPSLISPSLLRPSTVHAARTHALSTPRARASSAHRTFPPYDPVSSVASAPGRALAWGPEARANIDFGGGVLQASNSERVGPLETQTTPPLGWAAGARKRGSPPRPGALGRVVPTARCAHTMPGKRRTLLAASLRSLVSDQAFVTLATNDVYCQGALVVGQSLREHRASRRLVVLVTPQVSNPLRVILSRVFDEVIEVNLIDSADYVHLAFLKRPDLGITLTKLHCWTLTRYSKCVFLDADTLVLSNIDELFDRREFSAAPDPGWPDCFNSGVFVFQPSLETHSLLLQHATDHGSFDGADQGLLNSFFSNWSTADIQKHLPFIYNLSSNTTYTYSPAFKQFGSSAKVVHFLGSSKPWDYKYNPQTGSVLQEGSGRADQHQTSFLNQWWGIYHRSILPLCENIRNKHHQAPPAHTAHLGGVGVPCSSAAATAEGSCANPAEGPRQACPADASERTVGVEEDIPTLAACPSEETIACQAPLSMGFSRQEYWAAQTCGQDCISED